From the Lactobacillus johnsonii genome, the window ATGGTCGTGAAATCGAAAGCTTAATTGTAGCTACTCAAATTAAAAGTCACCAACGCTTTGGTGGGGTTGTGCCAGAAGTAGCAAGTCGTCACCATATTGAAGTAATTACGCAGATTACTAAGGAAGCTTTAGATGAAGCAAATGCGACTTGGGCTGATATTGATGCAATTGCGGTCACCTATGGACCAGGTCTAGTTGGGGCACTTTTGATTGGTGTTAGTGCAGCAAAGGCAGCTTCAATGGCAACTGGAATTCCGTTAATTGGCGTTGACCACATTATGGGCCACATTATGGCAGCGCAATTAAAGGATGAGATTGAATATCCAGCTCTTGCTTTGCAGGTGTCTGGTGGACATACTGAGATTGTCTTGATGAAGGATCCGATCCACTTTGAAATTGTGGGTGATACGAGGGATGATGCAGCTGGTGAAGCCTATGATAAGATCGGCCGCGTTTTGGGTGTTAATTACCCAGCAGGTAAGACCATTGATGAATGGGCACATAAGGGGAAAGATACCTTCCACTTCCCAAGAGCAATGATGGAAGATGATGACTATGACTTCTCCTTCTCAGGTCTTAAGAGTGCCTTCATTAATACTTGCCACCATGCAGATCAAATTCATGAAGAGCTTAATAAGTATGACCTAGCTGCAAGCTTCCAAGCTTCAGTTGTTGATGTGTTAAGTCACAAGACAATTAGGGCCATTAAGGAATATAAGCCAAAGACCTTTATTCTAGGCGGCGGGGTCGCCGCAAACCATGGCTTACGGGATCGATTAGCAGAAGAGATTGAAAAGTTGCCTGCTGATATTAAGCCAAAGGTGATCTTACCAGACTTGAAGCTTTGCGGAGATAATGCGGCAATGATTGGGGCAGCTGCTTATAACTTGTATCAAGCAGGTAAGTTTAGTGATGTGAACTTGAATGCAGATCCATCACTTGAGTTGCCATATGCCTATAGCATGTTGAAGTAAGAGCTAGACAATGCACAAGAGTGAATAGTTAACAGAATAAGTTATTTTATAAAGAACCAAATGATGTTGAAGAACAATGTTTTTCTTCGATGTCGTTTGGTTTTTTTGCTTTGTTCGTAAAACACCTTGACAAAATAAAAAATGGGGGGGGTAAACTAGGCTTGTGTCTACCTTTTAGATCGAAACCAGTTATTTAATTATATTCGGAGGAGTAAGAATGAAAAGTAAAAATAGTAAGTTAATGTATGTTTCGGCTGCCGTACTTGCTGCTGGTGCAGTAGCTGGCGTTAATACTCAAAACGCTCATGCGGCTGAAGTTCAAAAGCAAGCTGATAAGAATGCAGCACAAAAGACAATTGATCAAAATCGAAAAGATTTAATTCAAACTCAAGATCAGTTAAATAAAGTACAAGCAGATCGTGACAATGCTGTTCGTAAAGTTCCAGATGCTCAAGCAAAAGTCTTAACTGCAGATTCAAATAATCAATCAGCTCAATCAGGTTTAGCTAACGCTCAAGATCAATTAAAGACTGCTCAAAATGCTCAAGCTAACGCTCAAGCAAATTATGATGCGTCTTACGAAAATAATGTTAAGTCTGTACAAAACGATGTGAATAAAGCTAACGCTGATGTTCAAACCACTCAAGAACAAATTAATGTTCAAAATACTAAACAAGCAGAAGCTTTAAACAATCAAAAAGGGCAAGAAGACGCATTAAAGACTAATACTGAAACTTTGAACAAGACTAATGAAGAAATCAGTAAAACTCAAGGGCAAGTTGAACAAGCTCAAAAGACTTATGATGCTGTAAATAAGGATTATCAGCCAGTAAAAGCCGAATTAGATAGACAAGCTAAAGAAGCACAAGATGCACAGAAGGCTGCACAAGAAAATGCTAAGGAATTAACTAAAGCACAAAACGAGTTAAAGACTACACAAGACACTGCAAATAAAGCAGCAGAAACTATTAATAATGCACAAGCAAAATTAAATAGAGATACTAGCGCATTAAATGGCGCAAAGAGTGAATTAAGTTCAAAGCAAAAACAAGCTAGCGACTTAACTAGTCAAAGAGATCAAGTAGCTAAAGATTTGCAAACCGCACAAAACCAGATGAACATCGCAAAAGCCGAATTAGATGCGGATAAAGATGCGGTAGTCAACACTATGGTCATGCCGCAAGTTTATAAGGATACTGTGAAGAGATGGAATGGCAAATCACATACCGATGATTACTACAAAGAAATGGAAGCTGCAAGCTGGATTGGCTGGACGCAAAACGAATACACGCATAATGAAGCTGAAAAGAATCATATGGTTGATTTAAAGCATATGTCAAGAGCTGACCAAATCGAATTAAATAAGTTTGGTATTGATTTGATTAATCAATTAAGAAGCCAAATTGGCGTAGATCCCTGGACGTTTAACGATTCAGCATTAAACTTTGCAAACGCTATCGCAGATAGATATGTGAAAGATGATTGGGATTCCGATAAAGATGGCCACGATAGTGAAGCAATTAATGAATTAGCACATCAATATGGTTTGCAATCAAAAATGCATAGAGATGGATCATTTAGCAAATCTGGTCAATTATATGAAAATATGATGACTGATCGTTTTGGGCAAACAGAACCAACATTTGAACAAGCTAAACGAATGAAGGCTGACGGTAGTACTCAATCATTACAAGAACTAGCTTATAATGTCGCACTATCGTATAATCATTCACAAAGTGATTACAATAATCGATTAGATGATATGGATCATTTGAAGAACCAAGTATATAATGCAGTTAAACGATTCGCATTCAATTATAATGAATGGCTTCATGCATATGGTATTTTGTCACAAGAGTATTTCAATTATAGTGCAAAAGGTAAAAACTATGCCGCAATTAGTTTCAGTGTGAAACCAACAAAAGATCGTTGGGGCTTTGACGACATGGACATCCACGTAGTTAATGTTCATGAATCCATGGTTCTCGATCCAAAAGTATTTAATGTTAATGCAACTATTCCATTAACTGATGACAAGAGTGAATTGAAAAAGCAATACACTGATAACTTCGCTTTAGTAAACACGTTAACTCCTAAGAAAGCTAACTTAGATAACCAAATTAACGTTTTAACTAACGACATTAAAGGACTTAACACTCGCATTAGTGATTTGACTAAATCAATTAGTGATACTAACAAGACTCTTGCAGACGCAAAAGCAACTAAGGCAGATGCAGACAAGAAGATTGCAGTTCTACCAGGTCGCGTTCAAGAATTGAAGAATAAACAAGCATCCCTAGATAAGACTCAATCTAAGGCAGAAGCTGATTTGGCTACTTACCAAGCTAAGAATAAAGATCTTCTTGCTCAATTTAACGCTGCTAAAGCCAACTTAGATAAGTTAACAGCTAAGCTAAATGATCTTAACAGTGCAAAGAGTAGGGCTGAAAGTGCAGTAACAGAAAGCAAAGCTAACTTAGACAAGGCAACAAGTGAATTATCAGCTATTTCTTCTCATTTAGATGAATTGAAAGCTAAGTTATCAACTGCTAAAACTACTAAGGAACAAGCTGACGCTAACTTAGCTAAGGCTAAAGCTGCATATGATGAATATGTAAGCACCCATAAAGATGTAATTGATAACTTGAACAAGGCAAATGCTGAATTAGCAGCTAAGACTAAAGCTTATAACGAAGCAAAAGAAGACGCTGCTAAGACTGATAAAGAATACCAAGCAGCTCAAGATGAACTGACTAAGTTGAATAACCACATTGAAGACTTATCAACAGCTATCACTAACTATGAATCTAAGATCAAGCAATTAAATACTACAATCAACAAGCAAAAGGCAGACCAAAAACGTGCTGCTCTTGATGCTCAAATCAATAAGGCTTTAGATAATGTTTCAGCTCCTAAGCATACTGCTACTACAACTACTAGTGTTCAAGCTGGCACTTCTAGCTTAGTAGCTCCAGCAGCTGCTGTATCTACTACCCAAAGAAGTGAAGTCTTAACTAACACTGTAGTAAGATCAAATAATGCATCTGTTTTAAGTCCTCAAACTAAGAAGTTAGTTGCCCAAGCTAATGCATCTAAGAATTCATTACCACAAACTGGTGCTAACGATAAGCTTAGCGTATTTGCTGCTTTAGCAGGATTGTCTTTAGCATCCCTAGGCCTAGGCTCTTTAGTGGGCGACAAGAAGAGAAAGCGTAACTAGTCTTTTTATGAAAGAAAAAGAAGTGCTGAAGCGCCTTGGGTTTGAAGAAGATGAGAACTTAGGTGAAGTTAAGCAGCTACGTAATTACAGTATTGAGTATACTGAGGGTAATAACAATAATTACTTCAGGCTAACAGATAATAAAAAGCCAGCCAAGATCATAGAAGACTTTTCATCACATAACCAGATTATTCTTCCTGTGTGCCATTATGAATATGGGAGAGTAATAATTACTGGTTGGCGTGGTTGTCTGTCAGAGAATATGAAAGAATATGTTCCTGAGGATGTTTCCCATAAAGAATCGTGGATAAATAAGAGAAAAAAAGAAAAGGGAAACAAGGCTATGCTTCTTGACACTCTTATGCGGGAAGCCTTATCTAAAAATTATGAAGAAAACCTCTCAGCTACATATTGTATTGATGCGGGCCATGTTTTTGGCAGGTTTACACGCTTAACATCTTATATTGGGGATATTCTTGGAAGTAATCAGAATGTCAATAATATTAATATTTATCCTCAAGTTAAAGAAGCAAATGAAATTTCTAATACTGAGAGGAAATCTCAATTAGATTTTGAAAATGAAGCTCGGGACAATAAGCCTTGTTACTATGAAGCGGAAGCAATTTGTAAAGAATGGACTGATATAGTTCCGATTGGTACACGAATAAGAATCATAGATATACAGAACTCTAAAGAACTTCATCATGTATTCATTCCTAATTGTAAATATCCTAAATCTGATGAAGGCAAAAATTCAGATTCTGGATCCAAAGACACGGTAGATAACGAAAATTCAACTTCAGAACCCGAAAACACGGTAGATGATTATCGCGCCTTCTTTAAAGGAGGTGATCTAAACAGCCTAAAATGGAAAAAGGCTGATACTCCAAAGAATAATAAATAACAGTTTGATTTTTAATTAGGGTGAAAACCCTAATCCACTTTTCTTTTATTTTTACATAAAAGGTTGTTTAACATTTCATTGAAAGTAAGTAATTTAATAGTTACTTGCTTTTTTGATACTTTTTGACTTTAAAAGACCTTATTCTGCCTATAAATAAGGATTATTGTTATAATAAGAATTGAAAGATCAATAATCTTGAGGAGGAATTTATTATGAGAGATGAAGTTCAAGCTCCACAAGAGGAAACTCCTAACACATATTGGCGTTGGCTGGTAGAGTCATGGCGCTATCCTCTCGGCCACAACCTAGGGGAAAAGTGGTACGGAGTCGTTACCTTATTAGGTGAAGATATTGTATTATTCATTGGTTTAGCTATTACTAGTAATTATATTGCTAATATGTTTGATATTACGCTGATCCATCATGCATCAGGTTTTACCTTCTGGTCAATCGTAATTCTGTTCTGTGTTCAAATTATTACGATTCTTTGTTCCATGGTTGGTCACTTGTTCGTGTTCGGTAGTACCGGTGGCTTTTGGCAGTATGTCAACAAGGTTGCACAAGTAACTAACTGGAATTTCTGGATTGTAATTTGTGCATTCTTCTTCTTAATTCTAAGCTTAAGTTCAGGCTTGCTTGGATTTGGAGAAGCCTTAGTCTGGATCTTCTATGCACTGTTTTCTTTAGGTTCATTCTTACTGGTTGTTTGTCCTGATCCAGGAACCGAAAAGATGATCCACGATCCATTCTGGGGTGCAGTAATTTACCTAGTAATGATTGTTGTCATTTATGCTATTATTTGGGGCTTAGCCTTCAGCATTATGATCAACTTGTAGAAATATTAAAAAAGATGTTGTTTAATCAACGCGTAATGCGAAGATTAACGACATCTTTTTTGTTGTGAGGGTTATTTGTCAGTTGTATTTTTAACGTTTGGGAGCATATAACTTCTGAAAATCCATTTGAATTCTTAAGGCCTCGTAGATTGGTTTTCCACCTAAGAGATCTAAAACGAAATAAGCAATAAAAGTTGCCACGAGCATTGGAAAGATCTGTTCAACTGAGCCAACCATTTCTGTTAGCAGGGTTAAAGCAGTAAAGGGTGCTTTTTCAATAGCACCAAAGTAAGCACACATGGAGGTAACAATAATAATGCCATAGCAACGCTTTGGAGCAATTCCGGAGTGAATCATAATCACGGCGAAGATAACACCTAGTAAGGCTCCTAAAACAAGAATTGGCATAAAAATACCACCAGGAACTGAGGCACCATATGAGATCATTGAAAAAATAAAGCGAACAATAAACCAAATAAGTGGCAACAAAGTTAAACTTAGCATCCCAGTTTGGATATTTTTCATAAAGGTTGGTTCAAAAAGACCAGAGATAAAATCGTGAGAACCGCCAAGCAGCTTCGCATTCCAAAGGCCAATTGGAATTACTAAGATTAGCGGAATAATACTGTGGTAGATTTTAGGGATGATAGTAAGTTTTGAATAAATGGGTTTAAGGCTTAAGAGGCAGTATTGGTAGAAATAAGCAAGTAAGCCCAAAAGACCTCCCATTAAGATTACAAACCAATAAGAAGTTAAAGGTAAAGACCTATCTAAGGGAAGATAAAGGCAGGGAGTAGTGCCAAAAAAGCATAATGTCATTAGGTCAGATGTCATTGCAGCAGCTAGAGCAGTTAGGCATTCTTTCGGATCAAAACTAAAGGTTATTTCTTCTACTAAGAAGAAGACCCCAGCTAATGGAGCTGAGAAAGCTGCACTTAAGCCAGCAGCAATCCCGCATCCCTGGAGTCTCTTAAGATCTTCATCATCGGCATGAAAAAGATTCTGACCAAAAGCTTGTCCAACCATAGCGCCCATTTGAATACAAGGACCTTCTCGTCCAAGAAAAAGTCCCGGACAAATTGCTAAAAGCCCCCCAACAAACTTACGCCACAAGATGCTCCACCAATTCATTTTATTTTCATCAAGCATTATGGCTTCAACTTGAGGAACACCTGAACCAGTAATATTGTTGAGGACTGGTTTAATAACTTG encodes:
- the tsaD gene encoding tRNA (adenosine(37)-N6)-threonylcarbamoyltransferase complex transferase subunit TsaD; amino-acid sequence: MTKKDVRILAFESSCDETSTAVIKNGREIESLIVATQIKSHQRFGGVVPEVASRHHIEVITQITKEALDEANATWADIDAIAVTYGPGLVGALLIGVSAAKAASMATGIPLIGVDHIMGHIMAAQLKDEIEYPALALQVSGGHTEIVLMKDPIHFEIVGDTRDDAAGEAYDKIGRVLGVNYPAGKTIDEWAHKGKDTFHFPRAMMEDDDYDFSFSGLKSAFINTCHHADQIHEELNKYDLAASFQASVVDVLSHKTIRAIKEYKPKTFILGGGVAANHGLRDRLAEEIEKLPADIKPKVILPDLKLCGDNAAMIGAAAYNLYQAGKFSDVNLNADPSLELPYAYSMLK
- a CDS encoding ClC family H(+)/Cl(-) exchange transporter — translated: MIKTAKQVLAKPFTSNFFFIFLQGIIIGLITGLIVGTFRWIIDHTMKFLFFIYPLMRQKPIYLVPYLLGSMIICLILAQVIKPVLNNITGSGVPQVEAIMLDENKMNWWSILWRKFVGGLLAICPGLFLGREGPCIQMGAMVGQAFGQNLFHADDEDLKRLQGCGIAAGLSAAFSAPLAGVFFLVEEITFSFDPKECLTALAAAMTSDLMTLCFFGTTPCLYLPLDRSLPLTSYWFVILMGGLLGLLAYFYQYCLLSLKPIYSKLTIIPKIYHSIIPLILVIPIGLWNAKLLGGSHDFISGLFEPTFMKNIQTGMLSLTLLPLIWFIVRFIFSMISYGASVPGGIFMPILVLGALLGVIFAVIMIHSGIAPKRCYGIIIVTSMCAYFGAIEKAPFTALTLLTEMVGSVEQIFPMLVATFIAYFVLDLLGGKPIYEALRIQMDFQKLYAPKR
- a CDS encoding SEC10/PgrA surface exclusion domain-containing protein, with amino-acid sequence MKSKNSKLMYVSAAVLAAGAVAGVNTQNAHAAEVQKQADKNAAQKTIDQNRKDLIQTQDQLNKVQADRDNAVRKVPDAQAKVLTADSNNQSAQSGLANAQDQLKTAQNAQANAQANYDASYENNVKSVQNDVNKANADVQTTQEQINVQNTKQAEALNNQKGQEDALKTNTETLNKTNEEISKTQGQVEQAQKTYDAVNKDYQPVKAELDRQAKEAQDAQKAAQENAKELTKAQNELKTTQDTANKAAETINNAQAKLNRDTSALNGAKSELSSKQKQASDLTSQRDQVAKDLQTAQNQMNIAKAELDADKDAVVNTMVMPQVYKDTVKRWNGKSHTDDYYKEMEAASWIGWTQNEYTHNEAEKNHMVDLKHMSRADQIELNKFGIDLINQLRSQIGVDPWTFNDSALNFANAIADRYVKDDWDSDKDGHDSEAINELAHQYGLQSKMHRDGSFSKSGQLYENMMTDRFGQTEPTFEQAKRMKADGSTQSLQELAYNVALSYNHSQSDYNNRLDDMDHLKNQVYNAVKRFAFNYNEWLHAYGILSQEYFNYSAKGKNYAAISFSVKPTKDRWGFDDMDIHVVNVHESMVLDPKVFNVNATIPLTDDKSELKKQYTDNFALVNTLTPKKANLDNQINVLTNDIKGLNTRISDLTKSISDTNKTLADAKATKADADKKIAVLPGRVQELKNKQASLDKTQSKAEADLATYQAKNKDLLAQFNAAKANLDKLTAKLNDLNSAKSRAESAVTESKANLDKATSELSAISSHLDELKAKLSTAKTTKEQADANLAKAKAAYDEYVSTHKDVIDNLNKANAELAAKTKAYNEAKEDAAKTDKEYQAAQDELTKLNNHIEDLSTAITNYESKIKQLNTTINKQKADQKRAALDAQINKALDNVSAPKHTATTTTSVQAGTSSLVAPAAAVSTTQRSEVLTNTVVRSNNASVLSPQTKKLVAQANASKNSLPQTGANDKLSVFAALAGLSLASLGLGSLVGDKKRKRN